In a single window of the Streptomyces sp. HUAS ZL42 genome:
- a CDS encoding SDR family oxidoreductase — protein sequence MAGLDLTGRTAVVTGASRGIGLAIAQAIAAAGANVVLTSRSQEAAKTAAAQVGDTAVGVGAHAVDEEAAQRCVDLTLERFGSLDILVNNAGTNPAFGPVIEQDHGRFAKTFDVNLWAPLLWTGLATRAWMGEHGGAVVNTASVGGMAFEANIGLYNASKAALIHLTKQLALELSPKVRVNAVAPGVVRTKLAEALWKEHEQTVSASTALGRIGEPADIASAVAFLVSDAASWITGETMVIDGGQLLGDALPFRHGAGIGV from the coding sequence ATGGCAGGACTCGATCTCACCGGTCGCACCGCCGTCGTCACCGGCGCCTCGCGCGGAATCGGACTGGCGATCGCCCAGGCCATCGCCGCCGCCGGCGCAAACGTAGTCCTCACCTCCCGGTCCCAGGAGGCGGCGAAGACCGCCGCGGCGCAGGTCGGGGACACAGCGGTCGGCGTCGGTGCGCACGCCGTCGACGAAGAAGCGGCCCAGCGCTGTGTGGATCTGACGCTCGAGCGCTTCGGAAGCCTGGACATCCTCGTCAACAACGCGGGGACCAACCCGGCCTTCGGGCCGGTCATCGAGCAGGACCACGGCCGGTTCGCCAAGACCTTCGACGTGAACCTGTGGGCTCCCCTCCTGTGGACGGGGCTGGCCACGCGGGCCTGGATGGGCGAGCACGGCGGCGCGGTCGTCAACACGGCCTCGGTCGGCGGTATGGCGTTCGAGGCGAACATCGGGTTGTACAACGCGTCGAAGGCCGCACTCATCCATCTCACGAAGCAACTGGCCCTGGAACTCTCGCCGAAGGTTCGCGTCAACGCGGTGGCACCCGGTGTCGTACGAACGAAGCTGGCCGAGGCCCTGTGGAAGGAGCACGAGCAGACCGTGTCGGCGTCGACGGCGCTCGGGCGGATAGGCGAGCCTGCTGACATCGCCTCGGCGGTCGCCTTCCTCGTCTCGGACGCCGCGAGTTGGATCACCGGCGAGACGATGGTGATCGACGGCGGGCAGCTGCTCGGCGATGCGCTCCCGTTCAGGCACGGAGCCGGCATCGGTGTCTAG
- a CDS encoding phosphotransferase family protein, which produces MSSADIVGIDAGAVSRWFATLGADFAGPLAFDRIGLGQSNLTYLVRDQGGRRWVLRRPPLGRLLASAHDVAREARILTALEGTAVPTPRVLGLSDDPSVTDAPLLLMEFVDGEVVDTMSIAQSLTPARRRAIGMSLPRTLAKIHAVDLEATGLTGLASHKPYAQRQLKRWSGQWERSRTRELPALEDLTRRLVAAVPQQRELTLVHGDFHLRNVITSYDSGEVTAVLDWELSTLGDPLADMGSLLAYWPAKGENTSGDFGATALDGFPTREELVAAYLAASGRDLTALGFWHAMGLWKVAIIAEGVMRRALDEPRNKAASGTPTAERIDALVAKAQEVADAAGI; this is translated from the coding sequence GTGTCTAGCGCGGATATCGTCGGAATCGACGCCGGGGCGGTGAGCCGCTGGTTCGCCACCCTCGGCGCCGACTTCGCCGGGCCGTTGGCCTTTGACCGGATCGGGCTCGGCCAGTCGAATCTGACCTATCTCGTACGGGACCAGGGTGGCCGCAGATGGGTGCTGCGGCGCCCACCACTGGGTCGCCTGCTGGCCTCGGCGCACGACGTGGCCCGCGAGGCGCGGATTCTGACCGCGCTGGAGGGCACCGCCGTGCCGACCCCGCGGGTGCTCGGGCTGAGCGATGATCCTTCCGTGACCGATGCCCCGCTGCTGCTCATGGAGTTCGTGGACGGCGAGGTCGTCGACACGATGTCGATCGCGCAGTCGTTGACGCCCGCGCGCCGCCGGGCGATCGGGATGTCGCTGCCGCGGACGCTGGCGAAGATCCACGCGGTCGATCTCGAGGCGACCGGGCTGACCGGCCTGGCCAGCCACAAGCCGTATGCGCAGCGTCAGCTCAAGCGGTGGTCGGGCCAGTGGGAGAGATCCAGGACCCGCGAGCTGCCCGCCCTCGAGGACCTCACCCGGCGCCTCGTCGCGGCCGTCCCGCAGCAGCGCGAACTCACCCTCGTGCACGGCGACTTCCATCTGCGCAACGTCATCACCTCCTACGACAGCGGGGAGGTGACCGCGGTGCTCGACTGGGAGTTGTCGACACTGGGGGATCCGTTGGCGGACATGGGCAGCCTGCTGGCCTACTGGCCGGCCAAAGGTGAGAACACCTCCGGCGACTTCGGCGCGACCGCTCTCGACGGCTTCCCGACGCGCGAGGAACTCGTGGCGGCCTACCTGGCGGCGTCCGGGCGCGACCTGACGGCGCTGGGCTTCTGGCACGCGATGGGACTGTGGAAAGTGGCGATCATCGCGGAGGGCGTCATGCGCCGCGCGCTGGACGAACCGCGGAACAAGGCCGCCTCCGGTACCCCGACCGCAGAGCGCATCGACGCGTTGGTGGCGAAGGCCCAGGAAGTCGCGGATGCGGCAGGCATCTGA
- a CDS encoding SDR family oxidoreductase produces MNVAERVAIVTGGGGGIGSALVARLAREGARVVVADLDAAGARAVSERVNADHPGGTVSTGADVSDTAQIQQLIALAENAFGPVDLYFANAGIAGAPGIDASERDWDLSIDVNLRAHIRAARLLLPRWLERGQGYFVSTASAAGLLTQIGSATYAVTKHAAVGFAEWLSVTYGDRGLRVSCLCPMGVNTRMLSAGKDSGDALGRAATQAVTSAGDVLEPAEVADAVLAAIADERFLILPHEEVLDMYRHKGADYDRWLRGMRRYQSSLLGQA; encoded by the coding sequence GTGAACGTTGCAGAAAGAGTCGCCATCGTCACCGGTGGTGGTGGCGGCATTGGCAGCGCGCTGGTCGCGCGGCTTGCTCGCGAGGGTGCCCGGGTCGTCGTCGCGGACCTCGATGCGGCCGGCGCGCGGGCGGTGTCGGAGAGGGTCAACGCCGACCATCCTGGAGGCACGGTCAGCACTGGCGCGGACGTGTCAGACACTGCCCAGATCCAGCAGCTGATCGCCCTGGCGGAGAACGCGTTCGGCCCGGTCGACCTCTACTTCGCCAACGCGGGCATCGCGGGTGCGCCGGGCATCGACGCGAGCGAGCGGGACTGGGACCTCTCGATCGACGTCAACCTTCGCGCTCACATCCGTGCGGCAAGACTGCTGTTGCCGCGGTGGCTCGAGCGCGGGCAGGGCTACTTCGTCAGCACCGCCTCGGCCGCCGGGCTGCTCACCCAGATCGGCTCCGCCACCTACGCCGTCACCAAGCACGCCGCCGTCGGCTTCGCCGAGTGGCTGAGTGTCACCTACGGCGATCGCGGGCTGCGGGTCAGCTGTCTGTGCCCGATGGGGGTGAACACCCGGATGCTGTCGGCCGGGAAGGACTCCGGGGACGCACTGGGACGAGCGGCCACGCAAGCCGTCACATCCGCGGGCGACGTCCTGGAGCCGGCCGAGGTCGCCGACGCCGTCCTGGCCGCGATCGCCGATGAGCGCTTCCTGATCCTGCCGCACGAAGAGGTGCTGGACATGTACCGGCACAAGGGCGCGGACTACGACCGGTGGTTGCGCGGGATGCGCCGCTACCAGAGCTCCCTGCTGGGTCAGGCATGA
- a CDS encoding enoyl-CoA hydratase-related protein — translation MTGAPGELVLAEHRGPVLVLTFNRPAKLNAWTEELEDRYFELLDAAEDDSDVRAVVVTGAGRGFCAGADLQRLQAVGEIDEVSAAERALRRPRDVPLSLRKPLIGAVNGVADGLGVVEALYCDIRFGSPSARFTTAFAQRGLVAEYGISWLLPRLVGHSRATDLLLSSRMVDAEEALRIGLLDHLVRTGSVVDAAVAYAADLATRCSPGSMATIKSQLHNDAESTYADSVTRAERLMLQAFCGTDVVEGVASHLGKRPPSFPSLPPVRSTDVPV, via the coding sequence ATGACCGGGGCGCCGGGTGAGCTCGTCCTGGCCGAACACCGCGGGCCGGTGCTGGTACTCACGTTCAATCGGCCCGCCAAGCTGAATGCCTGGACCGAGGAACTCGAAGACCGTTATTTCGAGCTCCTCGACGCCGCCGAGGACGACTCGGACGTACGTGCCGTCGTGGTCACCGGTGCGGGGCGCGGATTCTGCGCCGGCGCCGATCTGCAACGGCTGCAGGCGGTCGGCGAGATCGACGAGGTCTCCGCGGCGGAGAGGGCGCTGCGCCGCCCGCGTGACGTGCCGCTGAGCTTGCGCAAACCGCTGATCGGTGCGGTCAATGGGGTGGCCGACGGCCTGGGCGTGGTGGAGGCGCTCTACTGCGACATCCGCTTCGGCTCGCCCTCGGCCCGGTTCACCACGGCATTCGCGCAACGCGGACTCGTCGCCGAGTACGGGATCTCCTGGCTGTTGCCCCGGCTGGTGGGGCACAGCCGGGCCACCGACCTGCTGCTGTCGAGTCGCATGGTGGACGCCGAGGAGGCGCTGCGTATCGGACTCCTCGACCACCTGGTCCGCACCGGCAGCGTGGTCGATGCCGCTGTCGCCTATGCCGCCGATCTGGCGACGCGCTGCTCTCCGGGATCCATGGCCACGATCAAGAGCCAACTGCACAACGACGCGGAGAGCACTTACGCCGACTCCGTGACCCGCGCGGAGAGGCTCATGCTCCAGGCCTTCTGCGGGACCGATGTCGTCGAAGGCGTGGCCAGCCACCTGGGAAAGCGCCCGCCGAGCTTTCCTTCCCTTCCCCCCGTCAGGAGTACAGATGTCCCTGTTTGA
- a CDS encoding acyl-CoA dehydrogenase family protein has product MSLFEPSDRAKKYQADLLEFMDSHVYPAEPVYHEQMRASGDPHFHPPIIEELKAEARGRGLWNLFHPHPQWGPGLTNLEYAPLAEIMGRSHIASEACNCNAPDTGNMEVLTLFGTDEHREKYLKPLLEGTMASAFAMTEPAVASSDATNIELRMERDGDEYLLNGRKWFASNAMHKNCRVLIVMGKTDPTAAPHRQQSMMVVPIDAPGVTVVRNLPVFGYADREGHAEIIFENVRVPIKDVLKGEGEGFAISQARLGPGRIHHCMRAIGAAERALELMCRRAQSRVTFGSPVAERSNIQDWIAEARIDIEMIRLLTLKAAYLMDTVGNKEARTEIAAIKVAAPNIALKIVDRAIQVHGGAGVTDDFPLAMMYAHLRTLRLADGPDEVHKRAIAKQELRQYRDAATAVAG; this is encoded by the coding sequence ATGTCCCTGTTTGAGCCGTCGGACCGCGCCAAGAAGTACCAGGCGGACCTGCTGGAGTTCATGGACTCGCACGTCTACCCCGCCGAGCCGGTGTACCACGAGCAGATGCGCGCCTCCGGTGACCCGCACTTCCATCCGCCGATCATTGAGGAACTCAAGGCGGAGGCGCGGGGGCGCGGACTGTGGAACCTCTTCCACCCGCACCCGCAGTGGGGGCCGGGGCTGACGAACCTCGAGTACGCGCCGCTGGCGGAGATCATGGGACGCAGTCACATCGCTTCGGAGGCGTGCAATTGCAATGCCCCGGACACCGGCAACATGGAGGTGCTCACCCTCTTCGGCACCGACGAGCACAGGGAGAAGTACCTCAAGCCGTTGCTCGAAGGCACCATGGCATCGGCGTTCGCGATGACCGAGCCGGCCGTGGCCAGTTCTGACGCCACCAACATCGAGCTGCGCATGGAGCGCGACGGCGACGAGTACCTCCTCAACGGCCGCAAGTGGTTCGCCTCGAACGCGATGCACAAGAACTGCAGGGTGCTCATCGTCATGGGCAAGACCGACCCCACGGCGGCCCCGCATCGCCAGCAGTCGATGATGGTCGTCCCGATCGACGCCCCCGGGGTCACCGTGGTCCGGAACCTCCCGGTGTTCGGGTACGCGGATCGAGAGGGCCACGCGGAGATCATCTTCGAGAATGTGCGTGTGCCGATCAAGGATGTCCTCAAAGGTGAGGGCGAGGGTTTCGCGATCAGCCAGGCCCGGCTCGGGCCCGGTCGCATCCACCACTGCATGCGGGCGATCGGCGCGGCCGAGCGGGCGCTGGAGTTGATGTGCCGGCGAGCCCAGTCCCGGGTGACCTTTGGTTCTCCGGTCGCCGAACGGTCCAACATCCAGGACTGGATCGCGGAAGCGCGCATCGACATCGAGATGATCCGCCTGCTCACGCTCAAGGCGGCGTACCTGATGGACACGGTCGGGAACAAGGAAGCGCGCACCGAGATCGCGGCCATCAAGGTTGCCGCCCCGAACATCGCGCTGAAGATCGTCGACCGAGCGATCCAGGTACACGGGGGAGCGGGAGTGACGGACGACTTCCCGTTGGCGATGATGTACGCGCATCTGCGGACGTTGCGGCTGGCGGACGGTCCCGACGAGGTCCACAAGCGGGCCATCGCCAAGCAGGAACTGCGGCAGTACCGCGACGCCGCAACGGCAGTGGCGGGTTGA